AGCTGCGCATGCCGCGAATGAAGCGGCTGGCTTCGGGCATCTGGTTCAGTTCATCGGCCACCTGCCGCGAAATGAGAGAAAAATCGCCCGAATCGAGCGGAATGTCGATGTAGGAAATTCGTTTCAGCAGTTTGTAAAACGTATTGTATGCGGTGCGTTTGAAGATGTTTTCCTTGCGTTTTTCGCGCACGGCATACACTACTTCGTAGCCGTTTTTCAGTGCTGCGTAAAACCGGCCCAGCAGTTCGGGCGGATCCTGCAAATCGCCGTCAATAATAAGCACGGCCTCCGTAGCGTCTATCTGCTTCAGTCCGGCCGTAAGCGCCAGCTGGTGCCCGAAATTGCGCGAAAGGAAAACTGCGTGAAAGCGTTCGTCGCTCATGGCCAATTGGCGCATCAGCAGCGGCGTGGCATCGCGGCTGCCATCATCCACCAGAATAGCCGTAATGCGCATCGGCTCGTTGTCCATGAGCGCGGTGAGCCGTTTTACGAGCTCCGGGAACGAGGCTTCTTCGTTGTACAATGGCACAACGATGTTTATTTGCGGGGGGGGCAGTTCGGTGGTCAAGCGTAAAACTGAATTGGGTCGCTACGAAAATAGGGAATTGCCTCCAAACAGTTAAGTGATACCGGTGATATAGATTTCCGGTGTGGAAACAGAAATGGCGGCCTTCTTATAATCCTTTATATTCCGCGTAAGCAGAACCTGTACTTTATTTTGTATGGCCGTGTTATATTGAATTGCGTCTTCAAAGTCTCGCACATCGCTGGCAATGGCAAGTTCAATTACTTTATCATCAACCGGCAACACATTCACAAGTGTTTTAAATCGTGCCAGAATCATGCGCGAATCACGGCGTTTGTATTGCGACTGCAAAATATAGTCGATATGCGAAAAGGTAAGCGACGATACATGAATACGCAGATTCCCTCTGTCGGCAAAAGTAAAAAGCCGCTCTGCGGCGG
The Bacteroidota bacterium genome window above contains:
- a CDS encoding glycosyltransferase family 2 protein, producing the protein MPPPQINIVVPLYNEEASFPELVKRLTALMDNEPMRITAILVDDGSRDATPLLMRQLAMSDERFHAVFLSRNFGHQLALTAGLKQIDATEAVLIIDGDLQDPPELLGRFYAALKNGYEVVYAVREKRKENIFKRTAYNTFYKLLKRISYIDIPLDSGDFSLISRQVADELNQMPEASRFIRGMRSWVGFNQIGIPYERTGRTAGESKYTLRKLIGLALNGIFNFSEYPIKFITTLGILTISSSVIYFLVTLIKKLVYDTVPEGFSALLFVIILFGGVQLIAIGIIGEYILRIFFQVKNRPLFIVRHVIKNRQQQNG
- a CDS encoding PIN domain-containing protein: MIEVFADTDVCLDLLTGRQPHNAAAERLFTFADRGNLRIHVSSLTFSHIDYILQSQYKRRDSRMILARFKTLVNVLPVDDKVIELAIASDVRDFEDAIQYNTAIQNKVQVLLTRNIKDYKKAAISVSTPEIYITGIT